The Streptomyces sp. NBC_01353 genome contains a region encoding:
- a CDS encoding DUF1003 domain-containing protein, translating into MGGERAQERERERERERERTLPRIRLDLPRERRSRLLPEYDPEAFGRLSERIARFLGTGRFLVWMTLTIVVWVLWNIFAPSPLRFDPYPFIFLTLVLSLQASYAAPLILLAQNRQDDRDRVNLEQDRKQNERSIADTEFLTREIAALRMGLGEVATRDWIRSEFQDLIKEMEERRDGHRDLFPPGGDHRSDVPDR; encoded by the coding sequence ATGGGAGGTGAGCGCGCGCAGGAGCGGGAGAGGGAACGGGAGCGGGAACGGGAGCGGACCCTGCCTCGGATCCGACTCGATCTCCCACGCGAGCGGCGGTCCAGGCTGCTGCCGGAGTACGACCCGGAGGCCTTCGGCCGGCTCTCGGAGCGGATCGCCCGCTTCCTGGGAACCGGGCGCTTCCTCGTCTGGATGACCCTGACGATCGTCGTCTGGGTGCTGTGGAACATCTTCGCGCCGTCGCCGCTGAGGTTCGACCCGTACCCGTTCATCTTCCTGACGCTCGTCCTGTCGCTCCAGGCGTCGTACGCGGCCCCGCTGATCCTCCTCGCCCAGAACCGGCAGGACGACCGGGACCGGGTCAACCTCGAGCAGGACAGGAAGCAGAACGAGCGGTCGATCGCGGACACCGAGTTCCTGACGCGGGAGATCGCCGCGCTGCGGATGGGGCTCGGCGAGGTGGCCACCCGGGACTGGATCCGTTCGGAGTTCCAGGACCTGATCAAGGAGATGGAGGAGCGCCGGGACGGCCACCGGGATCTATTCCCTCCGGGCGGCGATCACCGAAGTGACGTACCCGACCGCTGA
- a CDS encoding magnesium and cobalt transport protein CorA, which produces MSMIRDLRAAVRPSLRPSLRKGGSPLASPYANYDATRDPSASSAVVDCAVYRDGRRIDDRACLTPRGAMRQVRESGGFAWIGLHEPTESEFAGIAAEFGLHPLAVEDAVHAHQRPKLERYDDTLFTVFKTIHYVEHAELTATSEVVETGEVMCFTGPDFVITVRHGGQGSLRNLRHRLQGEPELLAKGPSAVLHAIADHVVDGYIAVADAVELDIDQIEIDVFSPPAKGSTRGTDTGRIYQLKREVLEFKRAVTPLLRPMQLLSERPMRLVDPDIQKYFRDVADHLARVQEQVVGFDELLNSILQANLAQATVTQNEDMRKITSWAAIIAVPTAVCGVYGMNFEHMPELEWKYGYPMVLVGIAAACFAIHRTLKRNGWL; this is translated from the coding sequence ATGTCGATGATCCGTGACCTCCGTGCCGCGGTCCGCCCCTCCCTGCGCCCCTCGCTGCGCAAGGGCGGCTCCCCCCTCGCCTCCCCGTACGCCAACTACGACGCCACCCGCGACCCCTCCGCCTCCAGCGCCGTCGTCGACTGCGCCGTCTACCGCGACGGCCGTCGCATCGACGACCGCGCCTGCCTGACGCCGCGCGGCGCGATGCGCCAGGTACGGGAGAGCGGCGGCTTCGCCTGGATCGGTCTGCACGAGCCGACCGAGTCCGAATTCGCGGGTATCGCCGCCGAGTTCGGGCTCCACCCGCTCGCCGTCGAGGACGCCGTCCACGCCCACCAGCGACCCAAGCTGGAGCGGTACGACGACACCCTCTTCACCGTCTTCAAGACGATCCACTACGTCGAGCACGCCGAGCTCACCGCCACCAGCGAGGTCGTCGAGACCGGCGAGGTGATGTGCTTCACCGGCCCCGACTTCGTCATCACCGTCCGGCACGGCGGCCAGGGCTCCCTGCGCAACCTGCGCCACCGCCTCCAGGGCGAGCCCGAACTGCTCGCCAAGGGCCCCTCGGCCGTCCTCCACGCCATCGCCGACCATGTCGTCGACGGATACATCGCGGTCGCCGACGCGGTCGAGCTCGACATCGACCAGATCGAGATCGACGTCTTCTCCCCGCCCGCCAAGGGCTCCACGCGCGGCACCGACACCGGCCGGATCTACCAGCTCAAGCGCGAGGTACTGGAGTTCAAGCGGGCCGTCACCCCGCTGCTGCGCCCGATGCAGCTGCTGAGCGAGCGCCCGATGCGGCTGGTCGACCCCGACATCCAGAAGTACTTCCGCGATGTCGCCGACCACCTCGCGCGCGTGCAGGAGCAGGTCGTCGGCTTCGACGAGCTCCTCAACTCGATCCTCCAGGCCAACCTGGCCCAGGCGACCGTCACGCAGAACGAGGACATGCGCAAGATCACCTCCTGGGCGGCCATCATCGCCGTGCCGACGGCGGTCTGCGGCGTGTACGGCATGAACTTCGAGCACATGCCCGAGCTGGAGTGGAAGTACGGGTACCCGATGGTGCTCGTCGGCATCGCCGCGGCCTGCTTCGCCATCCACCGCACCCTGAAGCGCAACGGCTGGCTCTAG
- a CDS encoding DUF6758 family protein has product MRGEPSCPKCGGRVRAPGLFADSWQCDVHGSVHPLQPVIPPSVEALGVVVHRTQVPVWMPWPLPVGWLFTGVAYAGDDRSGGRATAVACSGPGPLGGIGELLLVAEELGVGLGARYAGIDGPDPGPHMAIEKPAQTKVLAAGRPTPLWHVNGAPQDRAVFAGEARGLWLWAIVWPEQSGLLMYDELVLTDLRDAGAEVELLPCGALTPRLLT; this is encoded by the coding sequence ATGAGGGGCGAACCCAGTTGCCCGAAGTGCGGTGGCCGGGTCAGGGCGCCCGGTCTTTTTGCCGACTCGTGGCAGTGCGACGTGCACGGCTCGGTGCACCCGCTGCAACCCGTGATCCCGCCCAGTGTCGAGGCCCTCGGTGTCGTGGTGCACCGGACCCAGGTGCCCGTGTGGATGCCGTGGCCCCTGCCCGTCGGATGGCTCTTCACCGGGGTCGCGTACGCCGGTGACGACCGCAGCGGAGGGCGCGCTACGGCCGTCGCCTGCTCCGGTCCCGGGCCGCTCGGCGGGATCGGCGAGCTGCTGCTCGTCGCGGAGGAGCTGGGCGTGGGACTCGGTGCGCGGTACGCCGGGATAGACGGACCCGACCCCGGGCCTCATATGGCGATCGAGAAGCCCGCCCAGACGAAGGTGCTCGCCGCCGGCCGTCCGACGCCGCTGTGGCACGTGAACGGCGCCCCGCAGGACCGCGCGGTCTTCGCGGGTGAGGCGCGCGGGCTGTGGCTGTGGGCGATCGTGTGGCCCGAGCAGTCCGGACTGCTCATGTACGACGAGCTGGTGCTGACGGACCTGCGGGACGCGGGCGCGGAGGTCGAACTGCTGCCATGCGGGGCGCTGACGCCGCGTCTGCTGACGTAG
- a CDS encoding DEAD/DEAH box helicase, with protein sequence MTLPVALSGTDVIGQAKTGTGKTLGFGLPLLERVTVPADVEAGRAKPEQLTDAPQALVVVPTRELCQQVTNDLLTAGKVRNVRVLAIYGGRAYEPQVEALKKGVDVIVGTPGRLLDLAGQRKLDLSHVKALVLDEADEMLDLGFLPDVEKIMNMLPAKRQTMLFSATMPGAVIGLARRYMSQPTHIRATSSDGEGVTVANIKQHVFRAHSMDKPEMVSRILQANGRGLAMIFCRTKRTAADIAEQLQRRGFASGAVHGDLGQGAREQALRAFRNGKVDVLVCTDVAARGIDVEGVTHVINYQSPEDEKTFLHRVGRTGRAGAKGTAVTLVDWDDIPRWQLINKALGLDFHEPAETYSSSPHLYEELDIPSGTKGVLPRAERTRAGLGAEELEDLGEPGGRGGRGRKQAAPAAEEAPARTRTPRQRRRTRGGSTPDETTAAVATPVAEDAPAEPRTPRRRRRTRTAVASGVPVAEATVATVTEAPVAPAAAVATKAPVAAKAPAAPVIPAAAAAPAVEEAPKAPRRRRTRIVKPDETVSFQTPETAAAALATLAPAAPVETVAPVETVEEPKKAPRRRTTKKAAAAVVETAPVAAEIVEEAPKAPRRRTTKKAVAAEAPAVEAPAAVVAEAAPVVEEAPKAPRRRTAKKAVAAEAPDASEPKAAPRRRTVKKAAAAPAEATETAEAPKAPRRRTTKKAAAAQPES encoded by the coding sequence ATGACCCTTCCGGTCGCCCTCTCCGGCACCGACGTCATCGGCCAGGCCAAGACCGGCACCGGCAAGACCCTCGGTTTCGGTCTGCCGCTCCTGGAGCGCGTCACCGTCCCCGCGGACGTCGAGGCCGGCCGGGCCAAGCCCGAGCAGCTGACCGACGCCCCGCAGGCCCTGGTCGTCGTCCCCACCCGCGAGCTGTGCCAGCAGGTCACCAACGACCTGCTGACCGCCGGCAAGGTCCGTAACGTCCGCGTGCTCGCCATCTACGGCGGCCGGGCGTACGAGCCCCAGGTCGAGGCGCTCAAGAAGGGCGTCGACGTCATCGTCGGCACCCCGGGCCGCCTGCTCGACCTGGCGGGCCAGCGCAAGCTGGACCTGTCCCACGTCAAGGCCCTCGTCCTCGACGAGGCCGACGAGATGCTCGACCTGGGCTTCCTGCCCGACGTCGAGAAGATCATGAACATGCTTCCGGCGAAGCGTCAGACCATGCTGTTCTCGGCGACCATGCCGGGCGCGGTCATCGGTCTCGCCCGCCGCTACATGTCGCAGCCGACGCACATCCGCGCCACCTCGTCCGACGGCGAGGGCGTGACGGTCGCCAACATCAAGCAGCACGTCTTCCGCGCGCACTCGATGGACAAGCCGGAGATGGTCTCCCGCATCCTGCAGGCCAACGGCCGCGGGCTCGCGATGATCTTCTGCCGCACGAAGCGCACGGCGGCCGACATCGCCGAGCAGCTGCAGCGGCGCGGCTTCGCCTCCGGCGCGGTCCACGGCGACCTCGGCCAGGGCGCTCGCGAGCAGGCGCTGCGCGCCTTCCGCAACGGCAAGGTCGACGTCCTCGTTTGCACCGACGTCGCCGCGCGCGGCATCGACGTCGAGGGCGTCACGCACGTCATCAACTACCAGTCGCCGGAGGACGAGAAGACGTTCCTCCACCGCGTGGGCCGAACCGGCCGCGCGGGCGCCAAGGGCACCGCGGTGACCCTGGTCGACTGGGACGACATCCCGCGCTGGCAGCTCATCAACAAGGCGCTCGGGCTGGACTTCCACGAGCCGGCCGAGACGTACTCCAGCTCGCCGCATCTGTACGAGGAGCTGGACATCCCGTCGGGCACCAAGGGCGTCCTGCCCCGCGCCGAGCGGACCCGTGCGGGTCTGGGCGCGGAGGAGCTGGAGGACCTGGGCGAGCCCGGCGGCCGCGGTGGCCGTGGGCGCAAGCAGGCCGCCCCGGCGGCCGAAGAGGCCCCGGCCCGTACGCGCACCCCGCGCCAGCGTCGCCGTACGCGCGGTGGATCCACCCCGGACGAGACGACGGCCGCCGTCGCCACTCCGGTGGCGGAGGACGCCCCCGCGGAGCCGCGCACCCCGCGCCGCCGTCGCCGTACCCGTACGGCCGTCGCGTCGGGCGTGCCGGTCGCGGAGGCCACTGTCGCCACGGTGACGGAGGCCCCGGTGGCCCCCGCCGCCGCGGTCGCCACGAAGGCCCCGGTCGCCGCCAAGGCTCCCGCCGCTCCGGTGATCCCCGCCGCCGCTGCGGCCCCGGCGGTCGAGGAGGCCCCCAAGGCTCCGCGTCGTCGCCGTACGCGCATCGTGAAGCCCGACGAGACGGTGTCCTTCCAGACTCCGGAGACGGCCGCCGCCGCCCTTGCGACGCTCGCGCCGGCCGCGCCGGTGGAGACGGTCGCTCCGGTCGAGACCGTCGAGGAGCCCAAGAAGGCGCCCCGTCGCCGTACGACCAAGAAGGCCGCAGCCGCGGTGGTCGAGACGGCCCCCGTGGCCGCCGAGATCGTCGAGGAGGCCCCGAAGGCTCCCCGTCGTCGTACGACCAAGAAGGCCGTCGCCGCCGAGGCCCCGGCCGTGGAGGCTCCGGCCGCCGTGGTCGCCGAGGCCGCCCCGGTCGTCGAGGAGGCCCCCAAGGCTCCCCGTCGCCGTACGGCCAAGAAGGCCGTCGCCGCCGAGGCCCCCGACGCCTCGGAGCCGAAGGCGGCCCCGCGCCGCCGCACGGTGAAGAAGGCGGCCGCCGCTCCGGCGGAGGCCACCGAGACGGCCGAGGCCCCCAAGGCCCCGCGTCGCCGCACGACGAAGAAGGCCGCGGCCGCTCAGCCCGAGAGCTGA
- a CDS encoding ferritin-like fold-containing protein: protein METPDNATPAGETTAETAEEFTGIAAQDWATASAEPQYRAAVVDLLGALAYGELAAFERLAEDAKLAPTLADKAELAKMASAEFHHFEQLRDRLAAVDAEPTAAMEPFAKALDDFHRQTAPSDWLEGLVKAYVGDSIASDFYREVAARLDSDTRRLVLSVLDDTGHGNFAVEKVRAAIEADPRVGGRLALWARRLMGEALSQAQRVVAERDALSTMLVGGVADGFDLAEVGRMFSRITEAHTKRMAALGLAA, encoded by the coding sequence ATGGAGACGCCTGACAACGCCACGCCCGCCGGAGAGACCACCGCGGAGACCGCCGAAGAGTTCACCGGGATCGCCGCCCAGGACTGGGCCACGGCTTCCGCCGAGCCGCAGTACCGCGCCGCGGTCGTCGACCTGCTCGGCGCACTGGCCTACGGCGAGCTGGCGGCCTTCGAGCGGCTCGCCGAGGACGCCAAGCTCGCGCCGACGCTCGCGGACAAGGCGGAGCTGGCGAAGATGGCCTCCGCGGAGTTCCACCACTTCGAGCAGCTGCGGGACCGGCTGGCCGCCGTCGACGCCGAGCCGACGGCCGCGATGGAGCCGTTCGCCAAGGCGCTGGACGACTTCCACCGCCAGACCGCTCCGTCGGACTGGCTGGAAGGCCTGGTCAAGGCGTACGTCGGCGACTCGATCGCCTCCGACTTCTACCGGGAGGTGGCGGCCCGCCTCGACTCGGACACGCGCCGGCTGGTGCTCTCGGTACTCGACGACACGGGCCACGGCAACTTCGCCGTGGAGAAGGTCCGAGCCGCGATCGAGGCCGACCCGCGCGTCGGCGGGCGGCTCGCGCTGTGGGCCCGTCGGCTGATGGGCGAGGCGCTCTCCCAGGCGCAGCGCGTGGTCGCCGAACGCGACGCGCTCTCCACGATGCTGGTCGGCGGTGTCGCCGACGGCTTCGACCTGGCGGAGGTCGGCCGGATGTTCTCCCGTATCACCGAGGCGCACACCAAGCGGATGGCCGCGCTGGGTCTGGCGGCGTAG
- a CDS encoding suppressor of fused domain protein, whose protein sequence is MGEVLALVEARLRTALGEPDARAAVTFLGTDRIEVLRFVDGDVVRYATLGMSAHPMTDPTSALADPVKGPRAELVLSVRGGLADTDKVLRPLAVLASTPQVEGVVVAAGASLDVGEPLWPGAPFSSVLVAEPGGLVEDLELDELMDPVRFLPLLPMTSNEAAWKRVHGAEALQERWLTNGTDLRDPLRRSVSLD, encoded by the coding sequence ATGGGAGAAGTTCTTGCTCTGGTCGAGGCCCGGCTACGCACGGCGCTCGGTGAACCGGACGCGCGGGCCGCGGTGACGTTCCTCGGTACGGACCGGATCGAGGTGCTCCGTTTCGTCGACGGCGATGTCGTGCGGTACGCCACCCTCGGCATGTCCGCGCACCCGATGACCGACCCGACGTCCGCGCTCGCCGACCCCGTGAAGGGCCCGCGCGCGGAGCTGGTGCTGTCGGTGCGGGGCGGGCTCGCCGACACCGACAAGGTGCTGCGCCCGCTCGCCGTCCTCGCCTCGACCCCGCAGGTCGAGGGCGTGGTGGTGGCCGCCGGTGCCTCGCTCGACGTGGGTGAACCCCTGTGGCCCGGGGCCCCGTTCAGCTCGGTGCTCGTCGCGGAGCCGGGTGGTCTGGTGGAGGACCTGGAGCTCGACGAGCTGATGGATCCGGTGCGGTTCCTGCCGCTGCTGCCGATGACGTCCAACGAGGCGGCGTGGAAGCGGGTCCACGGTGCGGAGGCGCTCCAGGAGCGCTGGCTGACCAACGGCACGGATCTGCGGGATCCGCTGCGCAGGTCCGTGTCGCTGGACTGA
- a CDS encoding CBS domain-containing protein translates to MVAGAPRVFVSHIAGVPVFDPNGDQVGRVSDLVAMLRVGGRRPPRLLGMVVEVLSRRRVFVPMTRITGVESGQVITTGVVNMRRFEQRPTERLVLGELLDRRVRLVETDEEVTVLDVAIQQLPARRDWEIDKVFVRRGKPGALRRKGETLTVEWSAVTGFSLEEEGQGAENLVATFERLRPADLANVLHHLSPKRRAEVAAALDDDRLADVLEELPEDDQVEILGKLKEERAADVLEAMDPDDAADLLSELPEEDKERLLTLMRPDDAADVRRLLAYEERTAGGLMTTEPIVLRPDATVADALARVRQQDLSPALAAQVYVCRPPDETPTGKYLGTVHFQRLLRDPPFTLVSSLVDSDLPPLAPDTPLPAVTSYLAAYNMVAAPVVDESGSLLGAVTVDDVLDHLLPEDWRETEFHGEGAAHGR, encoded by the coding sequence ATGGTGGCAGGCGCCCCCCGGGTCTTCGTGTCGCATATCGCCGGTGTCCCCGTGTTCGACCCCAACGGCGACCAGGTCGGCCGGGTCAGCGACCTCGTGGCCATGCTCCGGGTGGGCGGCCGCCGGCCGCCCCGGCTGCTCGGCATGGTCGTCGAGGTCCTCAGCCGCCGCCGGGTCTTCGTCCCGATGACCCGGATCACGGGCGTCGAGTCCGGCCAGGTCATCACCACGGGCGTGGTCAACATGCGCCGCTTCGAGCAGCGCCCCACCGAACGGCTCGTCCTCGGCGAGCTCCTCGACCGCCGGGTGCGGCTCGTGGAGACGGACGAGGAGGTCACCGTCCTGGACGTGGCCATCCAGCAGCTGCCGGCCCGCCGCGACTGGGAGATCGACAAGGTCTTCGTACGGCGCGGCAAGCCCGGCGCGCTGCGCCGCAAGGGCGAGACGCTGACCGTGGAGTGGTCGGCCGTCACCGGCTTCTCGCTGGAGGAGGAGGGCCAGGGCGCCGAGAACCTGGTCGCCACCTTCGAGCGGTTGCGCCCCGCCGACCTGGCGAACGTGCTGCACCACCTCTCCCCCAAGCGGCGGGCCGAGGTCGCCGCCGCCCTCGACGACGACCGGCTCGCCGACGTCCTGGAGGAGCTGCCGGAGGACGACCAGGTCGAGATCCTCGGCAAGCTGAAGGAAGAACGCGCCGCCGACGTCCTGGAGGCGATGGACCCGGACGACGCCGCCGACCTGCTCTCCGAGCTGCCGGAGGAGGACAAGGAACGGCTGCTGACCCTGATGCGGCCCGACGACGCCGCCGACGTACGCCGGCTGCTGGCGTACGAGGAGCGGACCGCGGGCGGTCTGATGACGACCGAGCCGATCGTGCTGCGGCCCGACGCCACGGTCGCGGACGCGCTGGCCCGCGTACGGCAGCAGGACCTGTCCCCCGCGCTCGCCGCGCAGGTGTACGTGTGCCGGCCGCCGGACGAGACTCCGACGGGCAAGTACCTGGGCACGGTGCACTTCCAGCGGCTGCTGCGCGACCCGCCGTTCACGCTCGTCAGCTCGCTCGTCGACAGCGATCTGCCGCCGCTCGCCCCGGACACCCCACTGCCCGCCGTCACCAGCTATCTCGCCGCGTACAACATGGTCGCCGCGCCGGTGGTGGACGAGAGCGGGTCGCTGCTCGGCGCGGTCACCGTCGACGACGTCCTCGACCATCTGCTGCCGGAGGACTGGCGGGAGACGGAGTTCCACGGGGAGGGGGCCGCGCATGGGAGGTGA
- a CDS encoding PHP domain-containing protein: MRIDLHTHSTASDGTDTPAELVRNAAAAGLDVVALTDHDTTRGYAEAIAALPEGLTLVTGAELSCRVDGVGLHMLAYLFDPEEPELAAERELVRDDRVPRARAMVGKLQELGVPATWEQVARIAGDGSVGRPHVAEALVELGVVPDVSGAFTQEWLADGGRAYVEKHELDPFDAIRLVKAAGGVTVFAHPLAVKRGEVVPESAIARLAEAGLDGIEVDHMDHDEATRARLRGLAKELGLLATGSSDYHGSRKTCRLGDFTTDPEIYGEITRRATGAFPVPGTGGPA, from the coding sequence GTGCGCATCGATCTGCACACCCACTCCACCGCCTCGGACGGTACGGACACCCCGGCCGAGCTGGTCCGTAACGCGGCGGCCGCCGGACTCGACGTCGTCGCCCTCACCGACCACGACACGACGCGTGGGTACGCCGAGGCGATCGCAGCGCTTCCCGAGGGGCTGACCCTCGTCACCGGAGCCGAACTGTCCTGCCGGGTCGACGGGGTCGGGCTGCACATGCTCGCCTACCTCTTCGACCCCGAGGAGCCCGAGCTGGCCGCCGAGCGCGAGCTGGTCAGGGACGACCGGGTGCCGCGCGCCCGGGCGATGGTCGGCAAGCTCCAGGAGCTCGGCGTCCCCGCCACGTGGGAGCAGGTCGCCCGGATCGCGGGGGACGGCTCGGTGGGCCGCCCGCACGTCGCCGAGGCGCTCGTCGAACTCGGCGTCGTACCGGACGTGTCCGGGGCGTTCACGCAGGAGTGGCTGGCGGACGGCGGACGGGCGTACGTGGAGAAGCACGAGCTCGACCCGTTCGACGCGATCCGGCTCGTCAAGGCGGCCGGCGGCGTCACGGTCTTCGCGCACCCGCTCGCCGTCAAGCGCGGCGAGGTCGTACCGGAGTCCGCGATCGCCCGACTCGCGGAGGCCGGCCTCGACGGCATCGAGGTCGACCACATGGACCACGACGAGGCGACGCGGGCGCGGCTGCGGGGACTGGCGAAGGAGCTCGGGCTGCTGGCCACCGGCTCCAGCGACTACCACGGCAGTCGCAAGACGTGCCGCCTCGGGGACTTCACCACGGACCCCGAGATCTACGGCGAGATCACCCGCCGCGCCACAGGCGCCTTCCCGGTCCCGGGCACGGGCGGACCCGCCTAG
- a CDS encoding MarC family protein: protein MFDVAVFGSLFLTLFVIMDPPGITPIFLGLTSGRPAKVQRRMAWQAVAVAFGVITVFGILGQQILAYLHVSVPALMIAGGLLLLLIALDLLTGKTDEPKQTKDVNVALVPLGMPLLAGPGAIVSVILAVQHADGAAAQISVWAAIVAMHVVLWLTMRYSLLIIRVIKDGGVVLVTRLAGMMLSAIAVQQIINGVTQVIQGS from the coding sequence GTGTTCGACGTCGCCGTTTTCGGCTCGCTCTTTCTGACCCTGTTTGTGATCATGGATCCCCCTGGGATCACCCCGATCTTCCTCGGCCTCACCTCCGGACGGCCCGCCAAGGTGCAGCGGCGGATGGCCTGGCAGGCCGTTGCCGTGGCCTTCGGGGTCATCACCGTGTTCGGGATCCTCGGGCAGCAGATCCTCGCCTATCTCCATGTGTCCGTACCCGCGCTGATGATCGCCGGCGGTCTTCTCCTCCTGCTCATCGCGCTCGACCTGCTCACCGGCAAGACCGACGAGCCCAAGCAGACCAAGGACGTCAACGTCGCCCTCGTCCCCCTCGGGATGCCTCTGCTCGCCGGGCCCGGTGCGATCGTGTCCGTGATTCTCGCCGTGCAGCACGCCGACGGCGCCGCCGCGCAGATCTCGGTCTGGGCCGCCATCGTCGCCATGCACGTCGTGCTCTGGCTGACCATGCGCTACTCGCTGCTGATCATCCGCGTCATCAAGGACGGCGGCGTCGTGCTCGTCACCCGGCTCGCCGGCATGATGCTGTCGGCCATCGCCGTCCAGCAGATCATCAACGGCGTCACCCAGGTCATCCAGGGCTCCTAG
- a CDS encoding NYN domain-containing protein yields the protein MNDAEIPQTTPGDPVRDLGARLERTNELLQRMLAEVAKTPSTHAIFVDAGYVYAAAGLLVAGTEDRRSFDLDAEGLIEAFIDKARTIFADSRLLRVYWYDGARRRIHTPEQQSIAELPDVKVRLGNLNANNQQKGVDSLIRSDLESLARHRAISDAALVGGDEDLVSAVEAAQGYGARVHLWGIEAADGRNQAEPLLWEVDSQRTFDLDFWRPYVTRRPVTTYENEGEPPPSRDEVRFVGAQIAATWLVERGPDALAELLPGHPYLPGPVDQDLLIEAEKLLSRSLRGHAALRRALRDGFWQHVQAQF from the coding sequence ATGAACGACGCAGAGATACCTCAGACGACGCCCGGCGACCCGGTCCGCGACCTCGGTGCCCGCCTGGAGCGCACCAATGAGCTCCTCCAGCGGATGCTCGCCGAGGTGGCCAAGACACCCTCGACCCACGCCATCTTCGTCGACGCAGGTTACGTCTATGCTGCGGCCGGGTTGCTGGTCGCGGGCACCGAGGACCGCCGCTCCTTCGACCTCGACGCCGAGGGGCTGATCGAGGCCTTCATCGACAAGGCCCGCACGATCTTCGCCGACAGCCGGCTGCTGCGCGTCTACTGGTACGACGGCGCACGGCGCCGGATCCACACGCCCGAGCAGCAGTCGATCGCCGAGCTGCCCGACGTCAAGGTCCGCCTCGGCAACCTCAACGCCAACAACCAGCAGAAGGGCGTCGACTCCCTCATCCGCTCCGACCTGGAGTCCCTCGCCCGCCACCGCGCCATCAGCGACGCCGCCCTCGTCGGCGGCGACGAGGACCTCGTCTCGGCCGTCGAGGCGGCCCAGGGGTACGGGGCCCGCGTCCACCTCTGGGGCATCGAGGCCGCCGACGGGCGCAACCAGGCCGAGCCGCTGCTCTGGGAGGTCGACAGTCAGCGCACGTTCGACCTCGACTTCTGGCGCCCGTACGTCACCCGACGCCCCGTCACGACGTACGAGAACGAGGGTGAGCCGCCGCCCTCGCGCGACGAGGTCCGCTTCGTCGGCGCACAGATCGCCGCGACCTGGCTCGTCGAGCGCGGCCCCGACGCCCTGGCCGAGCTGCTGCCCGGGCATCCGTATCTGCCCGGACCGGTCGACCAGGATCTGCTCATCGAGGCGGAGAAGCTGCTGAGCCGCTCCCTGCGTGGCCACGCGGCTCTGCGCAGGGCGCTGCGGGACGGGTTCTGGCAGCACGTTCAGGCCCAGTTCTGA
- a CDS encoding alpha/beta hydrolase, with translation MSKPRSLAPPPRTRAYRLVTARGDFAVLDTAPEGEARGTVLLLPGYTGSKEDFLALLGPLSDAGYRAVAVDGRGQHESHGPRHRAAYSRRALALDAVSQALALGDGPVHLLGHSFGGLVARAAAWLAPEAFRSLTLLSSGPGRVARPQRVRVRVLRGALALLSKERVWRATRWLDSRGEEPGATDPPEIVSFLRRRWMRTRIVQLSSAGRLLRRDRDGTAQLAQLTVPLHIAYGDEEMVWPTASLAEAARRTGAHHTVVAGAGHSPNVSHPQELADRLTAFWERCP, from the coding sequence ATGAGCAAGCCCCGGTCCCTGGCGCCGCCGCCGCGCACCCGTGCCTACCGGCTGGTGACGGCCCGCGGCGATTTCGCGGTCCTGGACACCGCACCCGAGGGAGAGGCCCGCGGCACGGTGCTGCTGCTGCCCGGCTACACCGGCAGCAAGGAGGACTTCCTCGCGCTGCTCGGGCCGCTGAGCGACGCCGGCTACCGCGCCGTCGCGGTCGACGGCCGGGGCCAGCACGAGAGCCACGGGCCGCGGCATCGCGCCGCGTACAGCCGGCGGGCGCTGGCCCTCGACGCCGTCTCCCAGGCCCTCGCGCTCGGCGACGGGCCCGTGCATCTGCTGGGGCATTCCTTCGGCGGGCTGGTGGCGAGGGCCGCGGCCTGGCTGGCACCGGAGGCGTTCCGTTCGCTGACCCTGCTCTCGTCGGGGCCCGGCCGGGTCGCCCGGCCGCAGCGCGTCCGTGTCCGGGTGCTGCGCGGGGCGCTCGCGCTGCTGTCCAAGGAGCGGGTGTGGCGGGCGACGCGCTGGCTCGACAGCCGGGGCGAGGAGCCGGGCGCGACCGACCCGCCGGAGATCGTGAGCTTCCTGCGGCGCCGCTGGATGCGCACGCGGATCGTCCAACTGTCCTCCGCCGGGCGGCTGTTGAGGCGCGACCGGGACGGTACGGCTCAGCTGGCGCAGCTCACCGTGCCGCTGCACATCGCGTACGGGGACGAGGAGATGGTCTGGCCGACGGCGAGCCTGGCGGAGGCGGCGCGGCGCACCGGGGCCCATCACACGGTGGTCGCGGGCGCGGGCCACTCCCCCAACGTGTCCCATCCGCAGGAGCTGGCCGACCGGCTGACCGCGTTCTGGGAGCGCTGCCCCTAG